Proteins from one bacterium genomic window:
- a CDS encoding MoxR family ATPase produces the protein MASVDIKALNERIYIESGFIDNILKEVGLVIVGQKYMIERLLVALLSNGHVLLEGVPGLAKTLAIKTLSETIHTKFQRIQFTPDLLPADLLGTLIYNQKEGNFYTRKGPVFSNLILADEINRSPAKVQSALLEAMQERQVTISDTTYPLPEPFLVLATQNPVEQEGTYPLPEAQVDRFMLKLKVGYPTRDEELEIIRRNATTAPQLKVKPVATPEEILRARKTVNEIYMDEKIENYIVDLVFATRQPEKYGLPELKPLIHFGASPRASISLTLASKAYAFLKRRGYVIPEDVRAVAMDVLRHRVILTYEAEAEELTTEEIITQVLNKVEVP, from the coding sequence ATGGCATCGGTTGACATCAAAGCACTGAACGAGCGCATTTATATCGAAAGCGGATTCATTGACAACATTCTCAAAGAAGTCGGCCTCGTTATCGTCGGTCAAAAGTATATGATCGAGCGTTTATTAGTAGCGCTTTTGTCCAACGGCCACGTTCTGCTCGAAGGCGTGCCGGGTCTTGCGAAAACCTTAGCGATCAAAACATTGTCGGAAACGATTCATACCAAGTTTCAACGTATTCAGTTCACGCCCGACCTTTTGCCCGCCGATTTGCTCGGAACGCTGATTTACAATCAGAAAGAAGGAAATTTTTATACCCGCAAAGGACCGGTTTTTTCCAATCTTATTTTAGCGGATGAAATCAACCGTTCACCGGCCAAAGTGCAAAGCGCGTTGCTTGAAGCTATGCAAGAGCGTCAGGTTACCATCAGCGATACGACGTATCCTCTGCCGGAACCTTTTCTCGTATTGGCGACGCAAAATCCCGTCGAGCAGGAAGGAACATATCCTCTGCCCGAAGCGCAAGTGGATCGCTTTATGCTCAAACTCAAGGTGGGTTATCCTACGCGCGATGAGGAATTGGAGATTATACGCCGCAATGCAACGACGGCACCGCAACTGAAAGTTAAGCCGGTGGCGACCCCGGAAGAAATTTTACGCGCACGCAAAACGGTAAACGAAATATACATGGACGAAAAAATCGAAAACTATATTGTCGATCTCGTTTTTGCGACACGTCAACCGGAAAAATATGGATTGCCGGAGTTAAAGCCGCTGATTCACTTTGGCGCTTCACCGCGCGCATCCATCAGTTTGACCCTTGCATCCAAAGCGTATGCATTTCTCAAGCGTCGGGGTTATGTGATCCCGGAAGACGTACGCGCCGTGGCTATGGATGTATTGCGTCATCGCGTTATACTCACTTACGAGGCCGAAGCCGAGGAACTGACTACCGAAGAAATCATTACGCAAGTTTTGAATAAAGTCGAAGTACCGTAA
- a CDS encoding enoyl-CoA hydratase/isomerase family protein — translation MDSLFSLKLKIEGGLAWLTFDYPGEKFNKLSTPVMQALNQALDYLASQSPSIQGCIIHSAKDGIFIVGADIDEIKNITDPKIAEAAAAQGQAIFTKIEKLPFPTVCLIHGACMGGGTELALACTYRIATDSPKTKIGLPEVMIGIVPGFGGTQRLPRLIGLQRALPMILSGKAYDGKNALRNGVVDKVIPSEFAERYAAAFVQEIISGKTTGYVKRRKPSGLINFLLESVGKPLIYSQARKSVLKESKGQYPAPLKALDAVREGYSQSLENGLKIEARYLGEMVASPISKNLIRIFRLTEQIKKDTGVTDKSVKSPEIRYAGVLGAGVMGGGIAYLFSNYDIEVRLKDINHQAITLGLDSAKKVYERALKRRKLTKQTFNRKMSYITGALDYSGFRRCDLVVEAIVENMDVKKKVIGELSSHVSDSCIVASNTSSLSITEMAKAYKNPDKFIGMHFFNPVHKMPLVEIIRGEKTSDATVATIYALSKKLGKQPIVVKDGPGFLVNRLLMPYLNEAGHLMEQGVTIELLDKTMLDFGMPMGPALLIDEVGIDVAYKVGHIFYDAFGKRVQPSRVVEKLYEAKRLGKKGKLGFYKHADDKPQVDPAVYALIGANQTSTIRSEEMVERMTYTMINEAAMCLAEGIVSQPSDVEIGMIFGTGFAPFRGGLLRYADSEGLDKIVAQLEKYAHTYGVRFTPCDYLVQLQKSGKKFYNE, via the coding sequence ATGGATTCCTTATTTAGTCTTAAGCTGAAGATCGAAGGCGGTCTGGCATGGCTGACCTTTGACTATCCCGGTGAAAAATTTAATAAACTTTCCACCCCCGTCATGCAAGCGCTCAATCAGGCTTTGGATTATTTGGCAAGTCAGTCGCCATCTATACAGGGCTGTATCATTCACAGTGCCAAAGACGGTATTTTTATCGTCGGTGCGGATATTGATGAAATCAAAAATATCACCGACCCCAAAATCGCGGAAGCCGCCGCCGCGCAGGGACAAGCCATTTTCACGAAAATAGAAAAACTTCCCTTCCCGACCGTTTGCCTTATTCATGGCGCGTGTATGGGAGGTGGTACGGAGTTAGCACTGGCCTGCACCTACCGTATTGCAACCGATTCACCTAAAACAAAAATCGGCCTTCCGGAAGTCATGATCGGCATAGTGCCGGGTTTTGGCGGAACCCAGCGTCTGCCTCGTCTTATAGGCCTCCAGCGTGCCCTCCCCATGATTTTGTCAGGTAAAGCTTACGACGGGAAAAATGCATTGAGGAACGGTGTTGTAGACAAAGTCATACCGTCTGAATTTGCCGAACGCTATGCTGCCGCTTTTGTACAAGAAATTATTTCCGGAAAAACAACCGGGTATGTCAAACGACGTAAACCATCGGGGCTCATTAATTTTTTACTCGAATCCGTTGGCAAACCGCTGATCTACAGTCAGGCGCGTAAAAGTGTACTCAAAGAAAGCAAAGGCCAATACCCCGCTCCGTTAAAAGCATTAGACGCTGTACGCGAAGGGTATTCCCAATCGCTTGAAAACGGATTGAAAATTGAGGCGCGTTATTTAGGCGAAATGGTTGCTTCTCCGATTTCTAAAAATCTGATACGGATTTTTAGGCTCACTGAGCAAATTAAAAAAGATACAGGGGTAACCGACAAATCCGTAAAATCGCCCGAGATACGTTATGCCGGTGTACTGGGCGCAGGCGTCATGGGTGGCGGAATCGCCTATCTTTTTTCTAATTATGATATCGAAGTACGACTAAAAGACATCAACCATCAAGCAATCACATTGGGTCTCGACTCAGCTAAAAAAGTATATGAGCGGGCATTAAAACGACGTAAACTAACCAAACAAACGTTCAACAGGAAAATGTCCTATATCACCGGCGCATTGGATTATTCCGGTTTTCGCCGTTGCGATCTGGTTGTCGAAGCCATCGTCGAAAATATGGATGTGAAGAAAAAAGTTATCGGTGAACTTTCAAGTCACGTCAGCGATAGCTGTATCGTAGCGTCCAATACGTCTTCCTTATCCATAACCGAAATGGCGAAGGCTTATAAAAATCCCGACAAATTTATCGGAATGCATTTTTTTAACCCGGTACACAAAATGCCGCTCGTCGAAATTATTCGCGGAGAAAAAACATCGGATGCGACAGTGGCCACGATCTATGCGTTGTCAAAAAAGCTCGGTAAACAGCCTATCGTCGTAAAGGACGGACCGGGGTTTCTTGTCAATCGTCTCTTGATGCCCTATCTCAATGAAGCCGGGCATCTGATGGAGCAAGGCGTTACCATCGAACTATTGGATAAAACGATGCTCGATTTCGGTATGCCGATGGGTCCGGCGCTACTTATCGATGAAGTCGGAATTGACGTAGCGTACAAAGTCGGCCATATTTTTTACGATGCATTCGGCAAACGCGTACAACCGTCCCGCGTTGTCGAAAAACTTTATGAGGCCAAACGTCTCGGAAAAAAAGGAAAATTAGGATTTTATAAACACGCTGACGACAAACCTCAGGTTGATCCTGCCGTCTACGCGCTTATAGGAGCAAATCAAACTTCGACTATCCGTTCAGAAGAAATGGTCGAACGCATGACCTATACGATGATCAACGAAGCGGCCATGTGTTTGGCCGAAGGAATCGTCAGCCAACCTAGCGATGTCGAAATCGGGATGATCTTCGGAACAGGTTTTGCTCCATTTCGCGGTGGCCTTTTGCGATACGCCGACAGCGAAGGTCTTGATAAAATAGTTGCACAGCTTGAAAAATATGCGCACACTTACGGCGTACGTTTTACCCCATGCGATTATTTGGTACAGTTGCAAAAATCAGGTAAAAAATTTTATAACGAATAA
- a CDS encoding aldehyde dehydrogenase family protein translates to MDKDLIAIQEARDIARAAKAAQKEFAKFTQQKVDALVKAMADAGLAAADRLARMAADETRMGRYEDKIVKNQFGTRDVYEYIKDMKTVGVLRYDDKLKFYEIGTPMGVVCAIIPTTNPTSTVMYKILISLKAGNAIAIAPHPRAAKCTYEAMRILRDVAESMGAPKGLIGCIEHPTLEGTQALMKCPETSVILATGGPGIVREAYSSGKPALGVGSGNVPAFIEKTANVKKAIADIVAGKCFDYGLLCSSENSIVADAALRDQVIAELKANRAYVCNNEEKIKLQQLMFPKGKLNTQIIGLPAPKIAQMAGVAAPSDATVLVVPCEKVGKEEPLSAEKLSPVLSLFWVNGWEQGCDRALEILNFGGIGHTMSIHSQDNDVIMKFGLEKPAFRICVNTVSTLGAVGYTTGLAPSMTLGPGTLGGSITTDNIMPYHLMNVKRLAFEIRPFKSSLVHGNTESPAKDTSKKTAEISPAPVSSSPKNDSLSEKEIDKIVEEFIRSRK, encoded by the coding sequence ATGGATAAAGACCTCATCGCTATTCAAGAAGCACGCGACATCGCCCGTGCAGCTAAAGCCGCACAAAAAGAGTTTGCAAAATTTACGCAACAAAAAGTAGATGCCCTTGTCAAAGCGATGGCCGATGCCGGGCTGGCCGCCGCAGATCGTTTGGCGCGTATGGCCGCCGACGAAACGCGTATGGGACGTTATGAGGATAAGATTGTAAAAAATCAATTTGGCACACGCGATGTGTACGAATACATCAAGGACATGAAAACGGTCGGTGTCTTGCGGTACGATGATAAACTCAAATTTTATGAGATCGGTACTCCGATGGGTGTCGTATGCGCTATTATCCCTACGACCAATCCCACATCTACCGTGATGTATAAAATTTTAATATCGCTTAAAGCCGGTAATGCCATCGCTATCGCTCCCCATCCGCGTGCAGCCAAGTGTACTTATGAAGCCATGCGCATCCTCCGCGACGTTGCCGAATCTATGGGCGCACCCAAAGGTCTCATCGGTTGCATCGAACATCCGACGCTTGAAGGAACACAAGCATTGATGAAGTGCCCGGAGACTTCGGTGATTTTGGCTACCGGCGGGCCCGGTATTGTACGCGAAGCGTACAGTTCGGGTAAACCGGCTCTGGGCGTAGGCTCTGGCAATGTCCCCGCTTTTATCGAAAAAACGGCGAATGTTAAAAAAGCTATCGCCGATATCGTCGCGGGTAAATGTTTCGATTACGGTTTATTATGTTCATCTGAAAACTCCATCGTTGCCGACGCCGCACTGCGTGATCAGGTTATTGCTGAATTGAAAGCCAATCGCGCATATGTTTGCAATAACGAAGAAAAAATTAAGCTTCAGCAACTGATGTTTCCTAAAGGAAAATTGAATACCCAGATTATTGGCCTTCCTGCACCTAAAATTGCGCAAATGGCCGGTGTAGCGGCACCATCGGATGCGACGGTCCTGGTTGTTCCTTGCGAAAAAGTCGGCAAAGAAGAACCCCTGTCAGCCGAAAAACTTTCACCGGTATTATCGCTTTTTTGGGTAAACGGGTGGGAACAAGGCTGTGACCGCGCGCTGGAAATTCTCAATTTCGGCGGTATAGGACATACGATGTCCATTCATTCGCAGGATAATGATGTGATCATGAAGTTCGGCCTCGAAAAACCGGCCTTCCGTATTTGCGTGAACACCGTTTCCACCTTAGGCGCTGTCGGTTACACGACCGGCCTCGCACCGTCCATGACACTCGGACCCGGCACACTCGGAGGCTCTATCACGACGGATAATATCATGCCGTATCATTTGATGAACGTAAAGCGGCTTGCTTTCGAAATACGCCCGTTCAAATCTTCTTTAGTTCACGGCAATACCGAATCACCGGCAAAAGATACAAGCAAAAAAACCGCCGAAATATCGCCTGCCCCCGTTTCTTCTTCGCCTAAGAATGATTCTTTGTCGGAAAAAGAAATAGATAAAATCGTAGAGGAATTCATTCGCAGCAGAAAATAG
- a CDS encoding HlyC/CorC family transporter, giving the protein MVIDILVILILVLLNGFFVAAEFAIVKVRSTQIDTIEQKNIRARIAKEVIMHLDAYLSATQLGITITSIALGWIGEPAISRMIEPIINYFGITNPQVIHALSFGIGFSVITFLHITMGELGPKSIAIQYPKQTTLWIASPLHLFYVVFKPFIFILNKSANLMLRMVGIHPAGEHELSHSEEEIRMLIADGRKSGVIDATEYKLIENIFNFTETSVKEIMIPRMDVFALDIEKPVVENLKSAIDSGYTRIPVYRESIDTLIGILYVKDLFKIDRDTITTASFETILRPAYFAPESISINRLMQDFLQQRFHMAIIIDEFGGTSGVVTLENIIEKIVGQQIQDEYDDEKKEFEILSDGSYTVQAKMRIGDFNQQFQANIPEDDNYETLAGFLNNVAGHIPNNGEEIRYQNLSFRITKKSPKLVQQVRFAKLT; this is encoded by the coding sequence GTGGTTATTGATATCTTAGTAATCCTTATACTCGTTTTACTCAACGGCTTTTTTGTCGCCGCCGAATTTGCCATCGTTAAAGTGCGTTCAACGCAAATCGACACCATCGAACAAAAAAACATCCGTGCACGCATCGCTAAAGAAGTTATTATGCACCTCGATGCGTATCTGTCTGCAACCCAGCTTGGTATTACGATTACAAGTATTGCGCTCGGCTGGATCGGCGAACCCGCCATTTCACGCATGATTGAGCCTATTATCAATTATTTTGGAATAACCAATCCGCAAGTGATTCATGCCTTGTCTTTTGGTATCGGTTTTTCCGTGATTACGTTTTTACACATCACGATGGGCGAACTGGGCCCCAAATCCATTGCTATCCAATATCCTAAACAAACAACGCTTTGGATTGCATCACCGCTTCATCTTTTTTATGTCGTTTTCAAACCGTTCATATTCATACTCAATAAAAGCGCTAATCTCATGCTTCGTATGGTTGGGATTCACCCAGCCGGTGAACATGAGTTGTCTCACTCCGAAGAAGAAATTCGTATGCTCATTGCTGATGGTCGTAAAAGCGGTGTGATTGATGCTACGGAGTACAAGTTGATCGAAAATATTTTCAATTTTACCGAAACTTCAGTAAAAGAAATAATGATTCCCCGCATGGATGTATTTGCCTTGGATATAGAGAAACCGGTTGTTGAAAATCTGAAATCGGCGATAGACAGCGGCTATACGCGCATACCAGTGTACCGTGAGTCAATTGATACATTGATCGGTATTCTTTATGTCAAAGACTTATTCAAAATTGACCGCGATACGATAACGACCGCTTCCTTTGAAACGATACTGCGACCTGCTTATTTTGCACCGGAAAGCATCAGTATCAATCGTCTGATGCAGGACTTTCTGCAACAGCGGTTTCATATGGCGATTATCATTGACGAATTCGGCGGAACGAGCGGTGTTGTCACACTTGAAAACATAATCGAAAAAATAGTCGGCCAGCAGATTCAGGACGAATACGACGATGAAAAAAAGGAATTTGAAATTTTATCTGACGGCAGCTATACGGTACAGGCCAAGATGCGAATCGGCGATTTTAATCAGCAATTTCAGGCTAACATACCCGAGGATGATAACTACGAAACGTTAGCCGGTTTTCTGAATAATGTGGCAGGTCATATTCCCAACAACGGAGAAGAAATTCGGTATCAAAATCTAAGTTTCAGGATTACCAAAAAATCACCGAAGCTCGTTCAACAAGTGCGTTTTGCTAAACTTACTTAA
- a CDS encoding patatin-like phospholipase family protein: MFGQRKIALALGGGGARGLAHIGVLKTLERHHIPMDIIVGSGIGAVVGAMYAQSLHIVEVESRIKKFFLGDDFKKTGLHLFRRDMHPENFFGQIARAVGNELLIQLYADRMSLMKENRLGIVMDELLGDGLIENTRIQFAAVATNMITGKTEIFREGSIKEAAKASSSIPGFLPPMQYEDKVLVDGAVAAQTPVDAAWEMGADYVIAVDTSRTLAGEAPPANMIDLLFRTHLITALQANALMCSRSTVHIRPEVGHHHWAAFEKMNELIAAGEKSVDVSINAIFMALKKEKSRLSKHRLSKV; the protein is encoded by the coding sequence ATGTTTGGACAGCGGAAAATTGCATTAGCTTTGGGCGGCGGCGGTGCGCGCGGTTTGGCCCACATCGGTGTACTCAAAACTTTAGAACGCCATCATATTCCGATGGATATCATCGTCGGTAGCGGTATAGGCGCTGTCGTCGGAGCGATGTATGCTCAGAGTTTGCATATTGTTGAGGTAGAATCTCGGATTAAAAAGTTCTTTCTTGGCGATGATTTTAAAAAAACGGGACTCCACCTTTTTCGTCGTGATATGCATCCTGAAAATTTTTTCGGACAAATAGCCCGGGCAGTAGGGAATGAGTTGCTGATTCAGTTGTACGCCGATCGAATGTCTTTGATGAAAGAAAACCGACTCGGCATCGTGATGGATGAATTGTTAGGAGATGGTTTAATCGAAAATACCCGCATTCAATTTGCCGCTGTTGCAACAAACATGATCACCGGAAAAACGGAAATTTTCAGAGAAGGTTCAATCAAAGAAGCCGCGAAGGCCAGTTCATCTATCCCGGGTTTTTTACCGCCGATGCAATACGAAGATAAAGTCTTAGTGGATGGTGCTGTCGCTGCGCAGACGCCGGTAGATGCGGCATGGGAGATGGGGGCTGACTATGTGATCGCTGTTGATACGTCGCGCACTCTGGCCGGAGAGGCACCGCCGGCGAATATGATTGATTTATTATTTAGAACTCATCTTATCACAGCCCTGCAAGCCAATGCTCTTATGTGTTCCAGGTCAACGGTACATATTCGACCTGAAGTCGGACATCATCATTGGGCGGCATTTGAAAAAATGAATGAACTCATAGCGGCCGGAGAAAAGTCGGTGGATGTCTCTATAAATGCGATATTCATGGCACTCAAAAAAGAAAAAAGCCGGTTATCTAAACACCGGCTTTCGAAAGTTTGA
- a CDS encoding Gfo/Idh/MocA family oxidoreductase — protein MPKDKGKANTEKVKLGIVGAGAISQVIHLPILSKMNDVEIVAIADSDKTKVGALAEKYHIPNVFTDFEKLLAMEEIQGVHICTPNSMHAPMAKSALSAGKHVLVEKPIALTYEESKAMVEESKKRKKILMVGMNHRFRPDAMVLKNFVKGKELGKIFYTKSGWLRRRGSWNETDWAKKKNVSGGGVFMDLGIPMLDLSIWLMDNPKVHSVFSTMYSHFQKDGVEDSAAVMIRFENDVVLSIEVSWTLLMENDFMYSNLFGTSGGALLNPLRIHKEMHGNLVNVTPQKMEKPENNYKKSYEYELKHFVECIKNNRPSMSSGEEAMEIMRISEAIYQSAKEKREIVLK, from the coding sequence ATGCCCAAGGACAAAGGCAAAGCGAATACGGAAAAAGTGAAATTGGGGATCGTCGGTGCCGGCGCTATTTCACAGGTAATCCATTTACCTATACTTTCTAAAATGAACGATGTTGAAATCGTGGCTATCGCGGATTCGGATAAAACCAAAGTAGGAGCGTTGGCGGAAAAGTATCATATCCCCAATGTTTTTACCGATTTTGAAAAACTTTTGGCAATGGAAGAAATTCAGGGCGTTCATATATGTACGCCTAACAGTATGCATGCGCCGATGGCTAAATCAGCATTATCCGCAGGGAAACATGTTCTGGTGGAAAAGCCCATCGCACTTACCTATGAAGAATCCAAAGCCATGGTCGAAGAATCCAAAAAACGGAAAAAGATTCTTATGGTGGGAATGAATCATCGTTTCCGTCCGGATGCGATGGTTCTTAAAAATTTCGTTAAAGGTAAAGAGCTTGGTAAAATATTTTACACCAAATCGGGTTGGCTGCGTCGTCGCGGCAGCTGGAATGAAACCGATTGGGCCAAAAAGAAAAATGTTTCCGGCGGCGGTGTTTTTATGGATCTGGGAATTCCGATGCTGGACCTTTCCATATGGCTGATGGACAATCCTAAAGTTCATAGTGTTTTTAGCACGATGTACAGCCATTTTCAGAAAGACGGCGTCGAAGATTCGGCGGCGGTAATGATTCGTTTTGAAAACGATGTCGTGCTTTCCATCGAAGTCAGCTGGACATTACTTATGGAAAATGATTTTATGTATTCCAATCTTTTTGGTACAAGCGGGGGCGCTTTGCTCAATCCGCTGCGTATTCACAAAGAAATGCACGGCAACCTTGTCAATGTGACGCCTCAAAAAATGGAAAAGCCGGAAAATAATTATAAAAAATCTTATGAATACGAACTGAAGCACTTCGTGGAATGCATTAAAAATAACCGGCCTTCGATGTCCAGCGGCGAAGAAGCTATGGAGATCATGCGCATTTCGGAAGCGATTTATCAATCGGCCAAAGAAAAACGTGAAATCGTTTTAAAATAA
- the aroA gene encoding 3-phosphoshikimate 1-carboxyvinyltransferase translates to MATALIKPATKIRIDCRIPGDKSITHRAVIFSAMSESIVSLLNIATGADVQSTIDCMRRLGVKVDQNGSELHITGCGMHGFVPPSAPLECGNSGTTARLLAGILSGQSFKSELSGDASLSRRPMRRIIEPLTQMGAKIKTSAQQTLPIEIEGTELKAIDYSLPIASAQVKSCILLAGHYAKGTTTVREAVMTRDHTERLLPTIKKSVEVGRIRLSVTGGDSFRFEHMTIPGDLSSAAFLIVAGLLVPESEVTIRHVSLNPTRIAFLEILKDMGADITIHNITEAREPYGDIVARHTRELKSVQLSGSVVAALIDEIPILAVLGTHLKDGLEVRDARELRNKECDRIEAIVKNMRSMGVRIDEFDDGFRIYPGSFRSSEIDSFDDHRIAMAFTVAALIAEGGESIVHSAEAVRISFPEFYSILNISLSSDRMAVHQ, encoded by the coding sequence ATGGCAACGGCGCTCATTAAACCTGCGACAAAGATCAGAATTGATTGTAGAATACCCGGTGATAAATCCATCACACACCGTGCGGTTATTTTTTCAGCTATGTCTGAAAGCATCGTCTCCTTGCTTAATATTGCAACCGGCGCAGATGTGCAAAGTACTATAGATTGTATGCGCCGATTGGGTGTGAAGGTCGATCAAAACGGTTCAGAGTTGCACATTACCGGATGCGGTATGCATGGTTTTGTACCACCATCCGCGCCTTTGGAGTGCGGGAATTCAGGAACAACGGCAAGATTATTGGCGGGTATTCTTTCCGGTCAAAGTTTTAAATCTGAACTTAGTGGCGACGCGTCTTTATCCCGACGCCCGATGAGACGCATTATTGAACCGCTGACTCAAATGGGTGCCAAAATAAAAACATCAGCACAGCAAACTTTACCGATAGAAATTGAAGGTACAGAATTAAAAGCCATCGATTACAGTTTACCGATTGCAAGCGCTCAAGTCAAAAGTTGTATTTTGCTGGCCGGTCATTATGCTAAAGGAACAACAACCGTTCGCGAAGCGGTCATGACTCGGGATCACACGGAGCGTCTTCTACCGACGATAAAAAAATCGGTTGAAGTAGGCCGGATTCGTTTGTCGGTTACGGGAGGTGATTCTTTTCGTTTTGAGCATATGACGATTCCCGGTGATTTATCTTCGGCCGCCTTTTTGATTGTGGCAGGGCTCTTGGTGCCTGAAAGTGAAGTGACTATACGCCATGTTTCGCTAAACCCCACTCGCATTGCCTTTTTGGAAATTTTGAAAGATATGGGTGCGGATATTACTATTCATAATATCACTGAGGCGCGAGAACCTTATGGTGATATCGTCGCGCGTCATACCCGCGAATTAAAATCGGTACAATTAAGCGGCTCGGTTGTAGCTGCTTTGATTGATGAAATTCCGATATTGGCCGTGCTAGGAACTCATTTGAAAGATGGTTTGGAAGTCCGTGATGCACGTGAACTACGCAATAAAGAATGTGATCGTATCGAAGCCATTGTAAAAAACATGCGGTCTATGGGAGTACGAATTGATGAATTTGATGACGGATTTCGTATTTATCCCGGTTCATTTCGATCGTCAGAAATAGATTCATTTGATGATCATCGCATTGCAATGGCATTTACAGTTGCCGCTTTGATTGCTGAAGGCGGTGAATCTATCGTACACTCTGCAGAGGCTGTACGTATTTCTTTCCCTGAATTTTATAGTATATTAAATATATCCTTATCTTCGGACCGCATGGCGGTTCATCAATAG
- a CDS encoding CehA/McbA family metallohydrolase produces MPVFVLIKDAHLYPTSILSVRIIITKGANSDELIFPVQEEIRQHWWWKKWDIAVNESWIGHTVQLRIVVEYRTAGVTHTVEADNIIGTTKAPFDVYVSGDHWPQPQGWFNGDLHVHSDYTEDAIEYGAPLPMLRAASEALGLNFIAVTDHSYDLDNKKEDYNQSDPTLAQWRAFLESVKQMNDEPTSKVLLLAGEELSCMNIADENIHALILNSDQFFYGSGDGGKNPLNTSSEHTVSEMTRLLSKKTLIMAAHPLEKPSPMERTFLQRGVWRLEDFYNRSAEVLQILNGSNDTAFKQGLGLWVHLLLSGRRVYIVAGNDAHGNFNRNRQVRIPFWTIEDVSHHKQLGWARTVLYLGEQKPNTENTINAIREGCAIISTGPYIVFNVVNEAGLSSRIGQNARGRRFRIAWEASSAQEFGALETISVFQGVIGEPHEKVSTVAVDAWCDQGEFHTTADAPSYIRLSVTTKSQNFCYTNPIWLE; encoded by the coding sequence ATGCCGGTTTTTGTTTTGATCAAAGATGCGCATCTCTATCCTACGTCCATTCTCTCTGTTCGTATCATCATTACAAAAGGCGCAAATAGTGATGAATTGATTTTCCCGGTACAAGAGGAAATACGTCAACATTGGTGGTGGAAAAAGTGGGATATCGCCGTAAACGAATCATGGATAGGTCATACTGTTCAACTGCGTATTGTTGTCGAATACAGAACAGCCGGGGTCACGCATACCGTCGAAGCCGACAATATAATTGGAACAACAAAGGCCCCGTTTGATGTCTATGTGAGCGGGGATCATTGGCCGCAACCCCAAGGGTGGTTTAACGGTGATTTGCATGTACACAGCGACTATACCGAAGATGCTATAGAATATGGGGCTCCGCTGCCCATGCTCAGAGCTGCGAGCGAGGCATTGGGATTAAATTTTATCGCCGTGACAGACCATTCCTATGACTTGGACAATAAGAAAGAGGATTATAATCAATCCGATCCTACGCTTGCGCAATGGCGCGCATTTCTCGAATCCGTGAAACAGATGAATGATGAACCCACTTCAAAAGTATTATTGCTGGCCGGTGAAGAGTTATCATGTATGAATATTGCCGATGAAAATATACATGCGTTGATTCTTAATTCGGATCAATTTTTTTATGGTTCCGGCGACGGAGGTAAAAATCCGCTAAACACATCCTCCGAACATACGGTGTCGGAAATGACCCGTTTATTGAGTAAAAAAACTCTTATTATGGCTGCGCATCCTTTAGAAAAACCATCTCCCATGGAGCGTACTTTTTTGCAGCGGGGGGTATGGCGTTTAGAAGATTTTTATAATCGTTCGGCGGAGGTCTTACAAATTTTAAATGGTAGTAACGATACGGCATTCAAGCAAGGATTGGGCTTGTGGGTGCATCTTTTGTTGTCTGGCCGACGTGTTTATATCGTTGCCGGAAACGATGCGCATGGCAACTTTAATCGTAACCGTCAGGTGCGTATTCCTTTTTGGACCATCGAAGATGTGTCGCATCACAAACAACTGGGATGGGCGAGAACCGTATTATACCTCGGTGAACAAAAACCTAATACGGAAAACACAATCAACGCCATTCGTGAAGGATGCGCGATTATTTCGACGGGCCCGTACATTGTTTTTAATGTCGTAAACGAAGCAGGCCTTTCTAGCCGCATCGGTCAAAATGCTAGAGGACGACGGTTTCGGATTGCATGGGAAGCATCAAGCGCGCAAGAGTTTGGTGCGCTCGAAACGATTAGCGTCTTTCAAGGAGTTATCGGCGAACCGCACGAAAAGGTTTCTACGGTGGCGGTTGATGCATGGTGCGATCAAGGAGAATTCCATACGACGGCGGATGCGCCGAGTTATATACGTTTGAGCGTTACTACGAAAAGTCAAAATTTCTGCTACACGAACCCGATTTGGCTTGAATAA